One part of the Salinivirga cyanobacteriivorans genome encodes these proteins:
- a CDS encoding class II aldolase/adducin family protein, with the protein MRNKHKKEVALFMNRLYAKGLTTTSGGNVSIRVNNKIYITPSQTDKGNMKPKQIGVVTIEGSNLTPKLRLSMETGMHIAIYKTRKDVNAIVHAHPYTATALSAKPDLIDTRINGEARAMLGKPAFVPYATMGTPDLAKVAADAIKHSNAIILQHHGILTAGETLLQAFDRLELMEMTARATILRKIANIEDHISGKQIAIIDRMFDQP; encoded by the coding sequence ATGAGAAACAAACACAAAAAGGAAGTTGCCCTATTCATGAACAGGCTCTACGCTAAAGGGCTTACCACCACAAGTGGGGGAAATGTGAGTATCCGGGTTAATAATAAAATATATATCACCCCCTCCCAAACAGATAAAGGCAACATGAAGCCTAAACAAATTGGGGTTGTTACAATAGAAGGCAGTAACCTTACTCCCAAGCTCAGGCTAAGCATGGAAACAGGCATGCATATAGCCATTTATAAAACGCGCAAAGATGTAAATGCCATTGTACATGCCCATCCCTACACCGCCACTGCACTATCAGCTAAACCTGACCTGATCGACACCCGCATAAATGGCGAAGCGCGCGCAATGCTGGGGAAACCGGCTTTTGTCCCCTATGCTACAATGGGCACACCCGATTTAGCAAAAGTCGCAGCAGATGCCATAAAGCATAGCAATGCCATAATCCTGCAACATCATGGGATACTTACAGCAGGAGAAACCCTACTGCAGGCATTTGATCGCCTTGAACTAATGGAGATGACGGCAAGAGCTACAATTTTACGTAAAATTGCAAACATAGAAGACCACATTAGCGGGAAACAAATAGCCATTATTGATCGCATGTTCGACCAGCCATAA
- the mtnA gene encoding S-methyl-5-thioribose-1-phosphate isomerase, with protein sequence MKPVSDKLRAYFLLTAFMKVNKQHYRSVWIDGTTVHLIEQNLLPFKFQIYKAPKYTDTCKAIKTMITRGAGAIGGAAAFAMAQAAFEAKLHDYIEFIKTARKTIEATRPTAYDLFYSVEAVYAAALNSPEAALKKAQELADANAAAGKAIGEYGNEILDKNAKVLTHCNAGWLAFVDYGSALAPVYVANEKGKNIFVYADETRPRSQGARLTAWELHNQGIPHAIIADNAAASLMQNGKIDVLITGADRIAANGDVANKIGTLEKAIAAKYYGIPFYVTAPISTIDPNLPEGTKITIEDRNEDEVHYATGPNANNELQTIRLTNPGSHAINPAFDVTPAALVTGIITEKGIIEPNEKAISVLLKK encoded by the coding sequence ATGAAGCCCGTAAGTGATAAACTACGGGCTTATTTTTTATTAACCGCATTCATGAAAGTTAATAAACAACACTACCGCAGTGTATGGATAGATGGCACAACCGTCCATCTAATCGAACAAAACTTGTTGCCTTTTAAGTTTCAGATTTATAAAGCCCCCAAATATACAGATACCTGCAAAGCAATTAAAACAATGATTACCCGTGGTGCAGGAGCCATTGGCGGAGCAGCTGCATTTGCCATGGCGCAAGCAGCCTTTGAAGCAAAATTGCACGATTACATAGAATTCATTAAAACAGCCAGAAAAACAATTGAAGCAACACGCCCAACGGCTTACGATTTATTCTATAGCGTAGAAGCTGTTTACGCGGCTGCTTTAAATTCTCCTGAAGCAGCATTAAAAAAAGCTCAGGAACTTGCCGATGCCAACGCAGCTGCGGGAAAGGCTATCGGAGAATATGGAAATGAAATATTAGATAAAAACGCAAAAGTACTCACCCATTGCAATGCAGGTTGGCTCGCTTTTGTTGATTATGGCTCTGCCCTCGCCCCCGTTTATGTGGCCAACGAAAAAGGGAAAAACATATTTGTATATGCCGATGAAACCCGGCCGCGTAGTCAGGGAGCCCGGCTTACTGCCTGGGAGCTGCATAACCAGGGCATACCACACGCCATCATTGCAGACAACGCAGCCGCATCGCTCATGCAAAACGGTAAAATAGATGTACTAATTACCGGTGCCGACCGAATAGCAGCCAACGGAGACGTAGCCAATAAAATAGGTACCCTCGAAAAAGCCATCGCCGCCAAATATTATGGCATTCCATTCTACGTTACAGCACCAATTTCCACCATCGATCCAAATTTACCCGAAGGGACCAAAATTACAATTGAAGACCGTAATGAAGATGAAGTACATTACGCAACCGGACCAAATGCCAATAACGAGCTGCAAACAATCAGATTAACCAACCCCGGATCGCACGCCATTAATCCTGCATTTGATGTAACCCCGGCAGCATTGGTAACAGGAATAATTACGGAAAAAGGTATCATTGAACCCAATGAAAAAGCCATATCTGTTTTACTCAAAAAATAA
- a CDS encoding adenylate/guanylate cyclase domain-containing protein produces MSSEEKDLVQRIARLMQENKKLSMQNKKLLDANESLEEENDQLKDKLKELKTIHQGHEGKSREKTLRFKMATVLFADIEGFSRLYEETNSHDIIDELDQIFFEFDQISQRFNIQKIKTIGDTYMSAGGVPVKNITNPIDVVMAALEMRYKLNDIQSKRLENNKKIWDIKFGMHTGPVTATTMGKKKVSYNLKGDTVNIATRMKASCEAGQINISVMTYEMVREYFVCEYFGKMPVKYKGDVDMYYVKGIRPELSKNGKGREPNHDFNIRYLLRQFSDLQEIVLDILEKGLPEYLYYHNVKHTIDVTSQAELIGIGEGVNDEEILLLKTAALFHDAGHTINYENHEYHGAEMAKKMLPNFHYTQEQINQICDLIMATKLPPEPQSKLEKIMCDADLDYLGRSDFIPVSNTLYKELKAQDKIGDIDSWNKLQVKFISSHQYFTETANNLREVNKQKQIERIKQLIPDE; encoded by the coding sequence ATGAGTAGCGAAGAAAAAGACCTTGTGCAACGGATTGCTCGCCTGATGCAGGAAAACAAAAAGCTATCCATGCAAAACAAGAAGCTTTTAGACGCCAATGAGTCGCTCGAAGAAGAAAACGACCAACTAAAAGATAAACTCAAAGAGTTAAAAACCATCCATCAGGGCCACGAAGGAAAAAGCAGAGAAAAAACACTCCGTTTCAAAATGGCCACTGTGTTGTTTGCCGATATAGAAGGATTCAGCAGACTCTACGAAGAAACCAACTCCCACGACATTATTGATGAGCTCGACCAAATATTTTTTGAATTTGACCAAATCTCGCAACGATTTAATATACAGAAAATTAAGACCATTGGCGACACTTATATGAGCGCAGGTGGTGTGCCGGTAAAAAATATTACCAACCCCATAGACGTTGTAATGGCAGCACTGGAGATGCGATATAAACTTAATGATATTCAGAGTAAAAGACTCGAGAATAATAAAAAAATATGGGACATCAAATTTGGGATGCATACAGGTCCGGTAACAGCCACAACCATGGGTAAGAAAAAAGTATCATATAATCTTAAAGGCGACACGGTGAACATTGCCACCCGAATGAAAGCCTCGTGCGAAGCCGGTCAGATCAACATCTCAGTAATGACCTATGAAATGGTACGCGAATATTTTGTATGCGAATACTTCGGTAAAATGCCTGTAAAATACAAAGGCGATGTCGACATGTATTACGTGAAAGGAATACGTCCGGAGCTATCAAAAAACGGCAAAGGCAGAGAACCGAATCATGATTTCAATATACGCTATTTACTCAGGCAGTTTTCCGATTTACAGGAAATTGTGTTAGATATTCTTGAAAAAGGACTACCAGAATATCTTTACTACCACAATGTGAAGCATACCATTGATGTTACTTCACAAGCCGAACTCATAGGCATTGGAGAAGGGGTAAACGATGAAGAAATTCTGCTATTAAAAACAGCAGCCTTGTTTCATGATGCAGGTCATACAATAAATTACGAAAACCACGAGTACCATGGAGCCGAAATGGCCAAAAAAATGTTACCTAATTTTCACTATACACAAGAACAAATCAATCAGATCTGCGATTTAATTATGGCCACCAAACTCCCGCCTGAACCTCAATCCAAACTGGAAAAAATAATGTGTGATGCCGACCTCGATTACCTTGGCAGAAGCGATTTTATACCAGTATCGAATACACTTTACAAAGAATTAAAAGCACAGGATAAAATCGGAGATATAGATTCGTGGAATAAATTGCAGGTTAAGTTTATTTCATCGCATCAGTATTTTACAGAAACCGCAAACAATCTGCGTGAAGTAAACAAACAAAAACAGATTGAGCGCATTAAACAATTAATACCTGATGAATAG
- a CDS encoding class I SAM-dependent methyltransferase, giving the protein MQKIIQLVTRFIPRETMQRLAHFFLRIVSLFYRGKQYEDPINGITYRKLLPYGRINARQNALAPDSMSLERHRGIWLFLKNHTNFFTEQIRFLHVAPEYCFLRLFKKQKNLNYITGDLSSPWADVKMDIREMPFKNNEFDAAMCNHVFEHVWEDVQSMKEFYRVLKPGGWAIFQVPIRWNTPKTIEDNTITDPVEKEKRFGQRDHVRYYGADYTDRLQEAGFKVNVVDLTEELSEVQLKRYGLLSSEKIIFCQKGEKTAN; this is encoded by the coding sequence ATGCAAAAAATCATACAACTTGTAACCCGTTTTATTCCGCGCGAAACCATGCAGCGTCTTGCACATTTTTTCCTAAGAATCGTAAGTCTTTTTTACCGTGGTAAGCAATACGAAGACCCAATAAACGGAATCACATATCGTAAATTATTACCCTACGGCCGAATTAATGCCAGACAAAATGCATTGGCCCCCGACAGCATGTCGCTGGAAAGACATCGCGGTATATGGCTGTTTTTGAAAAACCATACCAACTTCTTTACAGAGCAAATCAGGTTTTTGCATGTAGCACCCGAGTATTGCTTTTTGCGACTATTCAAAAAACAAAAAAACCTCAACTACATCACCGGTGACTTATCGTCGCCATGGGCCGATGTAAAAATGGACATCAGGGAAATGCCCTTTAAAAACAATGAATTTGATGCTGCCATGTGTAACCACGTATTCGAGCACGTTTGGGAAGATGTGCAATCGATGAAAGAATTTTACAGGGTTCTGAAGCCCGGTGGCTGGGCAATTTTCCAGGTTCCCATCAGATGGAATACACCCAAAACCATCGAAGACAATACCATTACCGACCCGGTAGAAAAAGAGAAACGTTTTGGACAAAGAGACCATGTCAGGTACTATGGAGCAGATTATACAGACAGGCTGCAAGAAGCAGGATTTAAAGTAAATGTAGTCGATCTTACAGAAGAGCTATCTGAAGTACAACTAAAAAGGTATGGTTTGCTCTCTTCCGAAAAAATTATCTTTTGTCAGAAAGGTGAGAAAACTGCGAATTAG
- the meaB gene encoding methylmalonyl Co-A mutase-associated GTPase MeaB, translating into MNSKNKKSNKSALHVNKGVDQPPSISPKARKNFQKFRKKSLSLDDYINGIKRGDRAILSRAITLVESSLPAHQELAQQIIEQCLPLAGNSMRIGITGVPGVGKSTFIESLGGEITKRKHKLAVLAIDPSSERSKGSILGDKTRMETLANNPDAFIRPSPSAGSLGGVARKTRESMLLCEAAGFDIIFIETVGVGQSEIAVHSMVDFFLLLMLAGAGDELQGIKRGIMEMADAIAINKADGNNKDKANQAKAEYNSALHLFPPSPSGWTPKVVTCSALHNIDIDTVWKTIMDYKELTTENEYWPAKRNEQAKYWMYETINEKLKSHFYTQEDIKTKLQNFEADVLNNRKSSFQAAQQLLDEYLKK; encoded by the coding sequence ATGAATTCCAAAAATAAAAAATCCAATAAAAGTGCACTGCACGTTAATAAAGGAGTAGACCAACCGCCAAGCATTAGTCCAAAAGCGAGGAAGAACTTTCAAAAATTTCGTAAAAAAAGCCTTTCACTCGACGACTACATTAATGGCATTAAACGTGGCGACCGTGCTATCTTAAGCAGAGCCATAACACTTGTAGAGAGTTCACTCCCTGCCCACCAGGAATTGGCCCAGCAAATTATTGAACAATGCCTGCCTTTGGCTGGAAACTCAATGCGTATTGGAATTACAGGGGTTCCCGGTGTAGGTAAAAGTACCTTTATTGAATCACTCGGAGGAGAAATTACCAAACGCAAACACAAGCTTGCGGTACTTGCAATTGACCCCAGCAGTGAAAGATCAAAAGGCTCCATTCTTGGAGATAAAACAAGAATGGAAACCCTTGCCAACAACCCCGATGCATTTATTCGCCCATCACCCTCTGCAGGCTCCCTGGGCGGCGTTGCGCGAAAAACCCGCGAATCAATGCTTTTATGCGAAGCTGCTGGTTTCGATATCATATTTATAGAAACTGTTGGTGTAGGCCAAAGTGAAATTGCTGTGCACAGCATGGTCGACTTTTTTCTGCTATTAATGCTCGCCGGAGCCGGTGACGAGCTACAGGGCATTAAGCGGGGAATTATGGAAATGGCCGATGCAATTGCCATTAATAAAGCCGACGGGAATAATAAAGATAAAGCCAACCAGGCTAAAGCAGAGTACAATAGCGCACTTCACCTATTTCCTCCTTCTCCCTCTGGCTGGACTCCTAAAGTGGTCACCTGTTCTGCGTTGCACAATATCGATATTGATACGGTATGGAAAACCATAATGGATTATAAAGAACTGACAACTGAAAATGAATATTGGCCGGCCAAAAGAAATGAGCAAGCCAAATACTGGATGTACGAAACCATTAATGAAAAACTAAAAAGTCACTTCTACACCCAGGAAGATATAAAAACAAAACTTCAAAACTTTGAAGCAGATGTTTTAAATAACCGAAAAAGCTCGTTCCAGGCCGCTCAGCAGTTACTGGACGAATACCTAAAAAAATAA
- a CDS encoding DUF1573 domain-containing protein: MHKLYLIIIATLFNVSLISAQQQGPHIAFDKTVHDYGTINEQDGVAKYKFEFTNTGSTPLIINRVNPTCGCTSSEHTRKPVNPGEKGFVSAEYNPKNRPGPFSKTIRVYSNSADNPSIVLRIKGKVNPRPRSIEDDYPRKMGAIRLNNNQFAFMHVTNREKKLRQLKIVNVSDKPVTLSMKRVPKYIDVSFKPKTLKPGEKGTISATFHGEKTTDLDYMRGRMSLVINGNENPRHRIATTAIVKQDFSHLTAEERANAPHIKFEDTKFDFGTITEGAKVTHEFKFTNTGKSNLIIKKVRASCGCTAVAPPKKAIKPGESSSIKATFHSRGKRNRQHKSIRIYANDPDNSVTTLIIRGTVKKK, encoded by the coding sequence ATGCACAAATTATATTTGATAATCATTGCCACCTTATTTAACGTGAGCTTGATATCAGCACAGCAGCAGGGACCACACATTGCTTTTGACAAAACCGTTCATGATTATGGTACTATAAACGAACAGGATGGAGTTGCAAAGTACAAATTTGAATTTACAAATACAGGCTCAACCCCATTGATCATCAACAGGGTAAACCCTACTTGTGGCTGTACCAGCTCAGAACATACAAGAAAGCCTGTAAACCCGGGCGAAAAAGGTTTTGTATCAGCAGAATACAATCCCAAAAACAGACCCGGACCATTTAGTAAAACAATTAGGGTATATAGCAATTCTGCAGACAATCCAAGTATAGTACTTCGTATAAAAGGGAAAGTCAATCCCAGACCACGTTCAATTGAAGATGACTACCCCAGAAAAATGGGTGCAATAAGGTTAAACAATAACCAATTTGCTTTTATGCATGTAACCAATCGTGAGAAGAAGCTCAGACAGCTTAAAATCGTGAATGTCTCGGATAAACCTGTTACACTCTCAATGAAAAGAGTACCGAAATACATTGACGTTAGCTTTAAACCCAAAACACTAAAACCTGGTGAAAAAGGCACAATCAGTGCCACATTTCACGGAGAAAAAACCACTGACCTTGATTACATGCGGGGAAGAATGTCTTTGGTAATAAACGGAAACGAAAATCCACGACACAGAATTGCTACTACTGCAATTGTAAAACAAGACTTCTCACATCTTACGGCAGAAGAGCGAGCCAATGCACCACACATTAAATTTGAAGACACCAAATTCGATTTCGGCACCATCACAGAAGGCGCAAAGGTTACGCATGAATTTAAATTTACAAATACAGGTAAAAGTAACCTCATTATAAAAAAGGTACGCGCATCTTGTGGTTGCACTGCTGTTGCTCCTCCCAAAAAAGCAATAAAACCCGGTGAATCAAGTAGTATTAAGGCTACGTTCCATTCCAGAGGAAAAAGAAACCGACAGCATAAAAGCATACGGATTTATGCCAACGATCCTGACAACAGTGTAACAACCTTAATTATCAGGGGAACAGTAAAAAAAAAGTAA
- a CDS encoding mechanosensitive ion channel family protein produces the protein MEKFEAIFKEWLLNTGINSSLADIFYIGTNILAIIAISIIADWIAKRIILQTIKQIVRKSKVTWDDVIFERKVFNRLSHLAPAIVIYYLIEVAFPEASGWVNFVQKLTYMYMVFIGILVLDSFVTALHEIYKRNPISKDRPIKGYVQVVQIVIYFFGVITILAVLLGKSPGALLAGLGALAAVLMLVFRDSILGLVAGIQLSLNKMVKIGDWITMPSHNADGNVTEITLNTVKVQNFDKTITTIPTYALVSESFSNWRGMLESGGRRIKRSLYIDIRSIKFCSKELLDNLQRVHRLTDYIEKRRKEVEEYNKSQGVDQSIMANGRRMTNIGVFRKYIEEYLKHHPMINKDMTFLIRQLQTTEKGVPIEIYVFSKEKEWVKFESIQADIFDHLLAAINEFELSLYQNPSGNDISKALELRAK, from the coding sequence ATGGAAAAATTCGAGGCAATCTTTAAAGAATGGTTACTCAATACAGGAATTAACAGCAGCCTTGCCGATATATTCTATATTGGCACCAACATACTGGCTATCATAGCCATAAGCATAATTGCAGATTGGATTGCAAAGCGCATCATATTGCAAACCATCAAACAAATTGTGCGCAAATCAAAAGTTACATGGGACGATGTCATCTTTGAACGGAAGGTATTTAACCGCCTGAGTCATCTGGCCCCGGCCATTGTAATTTACTATCTTATAGAAGTGGCATTTCCGGAGGCTTCCGGATGGGTAAACTTTGTACAAAAGCTCACTTACATGTACATGGTCTTTATCGGCATCCTGGTTCTGGACTCGTTCGTAACAGCGCTACACGAGATATATAAACGAAATCCCATTTCCAAAGATCGCCCTATCAAGGGTTATGTGCAGGTTGTACAGATAGTAATTTATTTCTTTGGTGTAATCACCATACTTGCAGTTCTTCTTGGGAAATCCCCGGGAGCCCTGCTTGCCGGACTGGGAGCTTTGGCAGCCGTACTCATGTTGGTTTTCAGAGATAGCATTTTAGGACTGGTGGCCGGTATACAGCTCTCTCTAAACAAAATGGTAAAAATTGGCGATTGGATTACAATGCCCAGTCATAATGCCGATGGCAATGTAACCGAAATAACACTCAATACTGTTAAGGTTCAAAACTTTGACAAAACCATTACCACCATTCCTACCTATGCGCTGGTTTCTGAATCTTTCAGTAATTGGCGTGGAATGCTTGAGTCGGGAGGCCGCAGAATAAAAAGATCGTTATACATCGACATTCGCTCCATAAAATTCTGTTCAAAAGAGCTGCTTGACAACCTCCAACGCGTACACCGCCTCACGGACTATATTGAAAAGCGGCGCAAAGAAGTAGAAGAATACAACAAAAGCCAGGGAGTAGATCAAAGTATCATGGCTAATGGACGCCGAATGACAAATATCGGGGTCTTCAGAAAATATATTGAAGAATACCTGAAGCACCACCCAATGATTAATAAAGATATGACATTCCTGATCAGGCAGCTACAAACCACTGAAAAAGGAGTTCCTATTGAAATCTACGTTTTCAGCAAAGAAAAGGAATGGGTTAAATTTGAAAGCATCCAGGCCGACATATTCGATCATTTACTTGCTGCAATTAATGAGTTTGAGTTAAGTCTATACCAAAATCCATCTGGTAACGATATATCAAAGGCACTGGAATTAAGAGCGAAATAA
- a CDS encoding M64 family metallopeptidase translates to MNRVFPFLLIIFTSILAHSLSFAQGQKDFDLDRALRIDFILTGEKDWQKAGILRLKEEQYWSGTEQSLIWPFQYGTYQIEVYNDSNELILKQGFSTLFEEWQSTGLPRDGAASFEQSYSIPYPKGDVLVKLLVRNNNKFELLNSWSIDPDADNIKQEPVNQEAILILGDGDYRNKLDLVFLADGYTESELKKAKKDARRFGKFLFRNAPFNKYRRDINIWLVHKPSIESGTDEPCKGVFKKTALGSSFNTLNLKRYLSVEEFFKVKDVAAAAPYDFILVMVNTKRYGGGGVFNHFSVFSADGPSAEKVFLHEFGHHFGGLADEYFNSEVTYEDMLDTTIEPWQPNITTLVDFDSKWPHLISEGLPVPTPRIAKFENYTGVFEGGAYLNKGVFSPAMDCRMRTNKARHFCTVCQAALEKMLLIYTSQNIE, encoded by the coding sequence ATGAATAGAGTATTTCCTTTTCTGCTGATAATATTTACATCTATTCTTGCGCATTCTTTATCGTTTGCTCAGGGGCAAAAAGACTTTGATTTAGATCGTGCTTTGCGAATTGATTTTATCCTAACGGGAGAAAAAGATTGGCAAAAAGCGGGAATATTACGTTTAAAAGAAGAACAATACTGGTCAGGGACGGAACAAAGCTTGATTTGGCCGTTTCAATATGGTACGTATCAAATTGAGGTTTATAATGACAGTAATGAGCTTATTCTGAAACAAGGTTTTTCAACTTTATTTGAAGAATGGCAATCAACCGGATTACCGCGAGATGGTGCTGCCTCATTTGAACAGTCATATAGCATACCTTATCCCAAAGGTGATGTTTTGGTCAAGCTTTTAGTAAGGAATAATAATAAATTTGAATTACTTAATAGCTGGAGTATTGACCCCGATGCTGATAATATTAAACAAGAGCCAGTTAACCAGGAGGCCATTTTAATTTTAGGTGACGGAGACTACAGAAACAAGCTTGATTTAGTTTTTCTGGCTGATGGTTACACGGAGTCTGAATTAAAAAAGGCAAAGAAAGATGCCAGAAGGTTTGGTAAATTTTTATTCCGGAATGCTCCATTTAATAAATATCGAAGAGACATTAATATTTGGCTGGTGCATAAACCTTCGATAGAAAGTGGTACGGATGAACCATGCAAAGGGGTTTTTAAGAAAACGGCCCTGGGCAGTAGCTTTAATACTTTAAACCTGAAGCGGTATCTTTCAGTAGAGGAATTCTTTAAAGTTAAGGATGTTGCGGCAGCTGCACCATACGATTTTATTTTGGTTATGGTAAATACAAAACGATATGGTGGCGGTGGAGTATTTAATCATTTTTCAGTTTTTTCAGCTGACGGCCCATCTGCTGAAAAAGTTTTCTTGCATGAGTTCGGCCACCACTTTGGGGGTTTAGCTGATGAGTATTTCAATAGTGAGGTTACTTATGAGGATATGCTCGATACCACAATAGAACCCTGGCAACCAAATATTACAACATTAGTTGACTTCGATAGCAAGTGGCCTCATTTGATTAGTGAAGGCTTGCCAGTTCCAACTCCCCGCATCGCTAAATTCGAAAATTATACGGGTGTGTTCGAGGGTGGTGCTTATTTAAATAAGGGGGTTTTTAGTCCTGCTATGGATTGCCGGATGCGGACAAATAAAGCCAGGCATTTTTGTACTGTATGCCAGGCAGCCCTTGAAAAGATGCTGCTAATTTACACTTCGCAGAATATTGAGTAG
- a CDS encoding TlpA family protein disulfide reductase, protein MKLSGFIFAFLFLSGIAFSQETGTKVGDIAPEIQNTTPNGKQLALSELRGKLVLVDFWASWCRPCRYENPNLVNAWKKYKDKNFVNGEGFTIFSVSLDKNKKMWIDAIKADNLQWPYHVSDLKGWYAQPAQKYNVRSIPSNFLIDKNGKIVARNLRGPRLEKVLEQLVK, encoded by the coding sequence ATGAAACTCAGCGGATTCATCTTTGCTTTTTTGTTTTTATCGGGCATTGCATTTTCTCAGGAAACCGGCACAAAGGTTGGAGATATTGCTCCCGAAATTCAGAATACGACACCAAACGGCAAGCAACTCGCACTATCAGAATTACGAGGTAAACTTGTGCTCGTGGATTTTTGGGCATCGTGGTGCCGCCCTTGCCGATACGAAAACCCTAACCTTGTAAACGCATGGAAAAAATACAAAGACAAAAACTTTGTGAATGGCGAAGGCTTTACAATTTTTAGCGTTTCGCTTGATAAAAACAAAAAAATGTGGATCGATGCCATAAAAGCAGATAATTTGCAATGGCCCTACCATGTAAGTGACCTGAAAGGCTGGTATGCACAGCCCGCACAAAAATATAATGTGCGAAGCATACCAAGTAATTTTCTTATTGATAAAAACGGCAAAATAGTAGCGCGCAACCTTCGCGGCCCCAGACTTGAAAAAGTTTTAGAACAATTAGTGAAATAA
- the murA gene encoding UDP-N-acetylglucosamine 1-carboxyvinyltransferase, producing the protein MASFVIEGGHQLSGEITPQGAKNEALQVICAVLLTEEPVTITNIPAIRDVHKLIELLRGMGVKITQNTTDSYTFQAGNIDLDYLKSDAFRQQSQTIRGSIMIAGPLLARFGEVYMPRPGGDKIGRRRLDTHFVGLNKLGADFQFDPKESAFTAKTKSLKGNTMLLEEASVTGTANVLMGAVLAKGTTKIYNAACEPYLQQLSRMLVKMGAKIEGIASNLLTIEGVDKLDGCDHRCLPDMIEVGSFIGMAAMTQSEITIKNAGVEHLGIIPRSFEKLGIAFKFKGDDIYIPEQSRYEVEKFIDGSILTIDDAPWPGLTPDLLSIMLVIATQANGSVVIHQKMFESRLFFVDKLIDMGAQIILCDPHRATVIGLNRANKLRSTVMTSPDIRAGVALLIAALSADGVSQIHNIEQIDRGYQNIDLRLNNLGAKITRME; encoded by the coding sequence ATGGCTAGTTTCGTAATTGAAGGGGGGCATCAATTATCAGGAGAAATCACCCCACAAGGAGCTAAAAACGAAGCACTTCAGGTTATTTGTGCCGTATTGCTCACCGAAGAGCCCGTAACAATAACCAATATTCCTGCCATTCGCGATGTGCATAAATTAATTGAGCTTTTGCGCGGAATGGGCGTAAAAATAACCCAAAATACCACCGATAGCTATACATTCCAGGCAGGCAATATAGATCTCGATTACCTTAAATCTGATGCATTCAGACAACAAAGCCAAACCATAAGAGGTTCAATAATGATTGCAGGGCCACTCTTGGCCAGGTTCGGAGAAGTTTACATGCCGCGACCCGGTGGAGATAAAATAGGCAGACGCCGCCTCGATACGCATTTTGTGGGTTTGAACAAACTTGGAGCCGACTTTCAGTTCGATCCAAAGGAGAGCGCTTTTACAGCCAAAACAAAAAGCTTAAAAGGCAATACCATGCTGCTCGAAGAGGCCAGCGTAACCGGTACAGCAAATGTATTGATGGGTGCCGTGCTGGCAAAAGGCACTACAAAAATTTATAATGCTGCCTGCGAACCTTACCTGCAACAATTATCGAGAATGCTTGTGAAAATGGGCGCCAAAATCGAAGGTATTGCCTCAAACCTACTTACCATTGAAGGTGTAGACAAACTGGATGGTTGTGATCACCGCTGTTTGCCAGACATGATCGAGGTGGGCTCTTTCATAGGAATGGCAGCCATGACACAAAGTGAAATCACAATTAAAAATGCAGGTGTCGAACATTTGGGTATCATTCCCAGGTCTTTTGAGAAACTTGGAATAGCATTCAAGTTTAAAGGCGACGATATATACATACCAGAACAATCACGCTACGAAGTAGAGAAATTTATCGATGGCTCAATACTCACCATTGATGATGCTCCGTGGCCAGGTTTAACGCCCGACTTGCTCAGTATAATGCTGGTTATAGCCACGCAAGCCAATGGAAGTGTCGTAATTCATCAAAAAATGTTCGAATCGCGCCTTTTCTTTGTCGATAAATTAATTGATATGGGTGCGCAAATCATCTTATGCGATCCGCACAGAGCAACCGTAATAGGACTAAACAGAGCAAACAAGTTGCGCTCAACCGTAATGACCAGCCCGGACATTCGGGCAGGAGTAGCCCTGCTCATTGCAGCACTCTCTGCCGATGGTGTAAGCCAAATACACAACATAGAACAGATAGACCGTGGTTATCAAAATATTGATTTGCGTTTAAATAATCTTGGTGCAAAAATTACCAGAATGGAATAA